The following are from one region of the Rhodopirellula sp. P2 genome:
- a CDS encoding MIP/aquaporin family protein, protein MHPYVAEFIGTMFLVLFGNGVVANVVLPKTKGNDGGWIVIAAGWGIAVFIGAFCANEFSGAHLNPAVTLAMYLADEGFSLVDSGGYIGAQMLGGMAGALLVYVFYREHFRQASDDPDGMLACFSTAPNIRNLPQAFVCETIGTFALILPIFLLVDPGFSAGVEPAENAPVLGLGSIGLLPVGLLVFGIGLSLGGPTGYAINPARDLGPRLIHALLPINGKQGSDWQYAWVPVLGPLTGAALAVLVNSFL, encoded by the coding sequence ATGCATCCGTATGTGGCAGAGTTTATCGGGACAATGTTCCTGGTCTTGTTTGGAAATGGAGTGGTCGCGAACGTCGTTCTCCCCAAAACAAAAGGGAATGACGGGGGCTGGATCGTGATCGCTGCAGGTTGGGGGATCGCTGTCTTCATCGGAGCATTCTGTGCCAATGAATTCAGTGGGGCGCATCTGAATCCCGCCGTCACACTCGCAATGTACTTGGCTGACGAAGGGTTCAGCCTGGTCGACAGCGGCGGCTACATCGGCGCCCAGATGCTGGGCGGAATGGCCGGAGCGTTGCTGGTGTATGTGTTCTACCGCGAACATTTTCGTCAGGCCTCCGACGATCCGGATGGGATGCTGGCCTGCTTCAGTACGGCTCCCAACATTCGCAATCTCCCCCAAGCATTTGTCTGCGAAACGATTGGAACGTTCGCACTGATCCTGCCCATTTTCTTGTTGGTGGATCCGGGCTTCAGTGCCGGGGTAGAACCGGCCGAGAACGCTCCCGTGCTAGGCCTGGGATCGATCGGGTTGTTGCCTGTTGGCTTGCTCGTGTTTGGCATTGGACTGTCACTGGGAGGACCAACCGGTTACGCGATCAATCCAGCCAGGGACCTTGGCCCACGATTGATCCACGCGTTGCTTCCCATCAATGGAAAGCAGGGCAGCGATTGGCAGTACGCCTGGGTTCCCGTGCTGGGGCCCCTCACCGGTGCCGCTTTGGCCGTCCTGGTCAACTCGTTTTTATAG
- a CDS encoding SDR family NAD(P)-dependent oxidoreductase yields MPSQSRPVALVTGAATGVGRACAIGLARQGHDVVINYSRSETEAKQTAADVEALGAKPMLVRCDVSVDADVRVMIDQIRETFGRLDCLINNAATTEFIEHAQLETLTEPMWDRILGVNLKGPFFVTRAAADLLCEGDGGSVVNVSSVAGITGSGSSIAYCASKGGLNTLTKSLARALAPKIRVNAVCPGPIDSRWIRQGNPDWDLEAMVADYPLPKASQPEDIADAVLFFATGTSMTTGQLLPVDGGQTLG; encoded by the coding sequence ATGCCTTCCCAATCACGCCCCGTCGCTCTGGTCACCGGCGCCGCCACCGGTGTCGGTCGAGCCTGTGCGATCGGACTGGCCCGACAGGGCCACGACGTCGTGATCAATTACTCCCGCAGTGAAACCGAAGCCAAGCAAACCGCTGCCGACGTGGAAGCCCTTGGCGCGAAACCCATGTTGGTTCGCTGCGACGTTTCGGTCGACGCAGACGTCCGTGTGATGATCGATCAAATTCGCGAAACATTTGGTCGCCTGGATTGCCTGATCAACAACGCGGCCACGACCGAGTTCATTGAGCATGCCCAATTGGAAACGCTCACCGAACCGATGTGGGACCGCATTCTCGGCGTGAATTTGAAAGGGCCTTTCTTTGTCACGCGTGCCGCCGCAGACCTGCTTTGCGAAGGCGACGGTGGCTCCGTCGTCAACGTCAGCTCGGTCGCGGGAATCACCGGTTCGGGCTCCTCGATCGCTTACTGCGCCAGCAAGGGTGGCTTGAACACGCTCACAAAATCGCTGGCACGAGCCCTGGCCCCCAAAATTCGCGTCAACGCCGTTTGTCCCGGTCCAATCGATAGCCGCTGGATTCGGCAAGGCAATCCCGACTGGGACCTCGAGGCAATGGTCGCGGACTACCCGCTGCCCAAGGCTTCTCAGCCAGAAGACATCGCTGACGCAGTGCTGTTCTTTGCGACGGGAACCAGCATGACGACCGGCCAATTGCTGCCTGTCGACGGCGGCCAAACACTCGGCTGA
- a CDS encoding Mrp/NBP35 family ATP-binding protein, translating into MTTPVEPDALIASLRERIGQHPDPETGRPIQSTGQLGEITLDGDTIKLSVGITSHCQPIADEIADTIRDLALTVAPGKTIEVQTPVHARPPARLGQVGLKAKSVILVGSGKGGVGKSTVATSLALTLRRLGATVGLMDADVYGPSVPHLLGLSGRPAISEDKKIEPIRLGPNGESGVPPETVGAMPVMSMGFLLEPDQAVIWRGPMLHGSIQQFLRDTSWGELDYLIIDMPPGTGDIALTLSQAIPITGAVVVCTPQEVALLDAVKAISMFRKVNIPIAGMVENMSGFTCPDCGKTYDIFGRGGARDKAEQLSVPYLGGLPIDITLREAGDAGKLAEVIANDHRARAPFDQVARSLVRNLAAKAASAPPKATLPTL; encoded by the coding sequence ATGACGACTCCCGTCGAACCCGACGCCCTGATCGCCTCCCTTCGCGAACGAATCGGCCAACACCCGGATCCCGAAACCGGCCGGCCGATCCAAAGCACCGGGCAATTGGGGGAAATCACCCTGGACGGCGACACGATCAAGCTGTCCGTCGGGATCACGTCCCACTGCCAACCGATCGCCGACGAAATCGCGGACACGATTCGCGATCTGGCCCTGACCGTTGCGCCGGGCAAGACCATCGAGGTGCAAACGCCTGTGCATGCTCGCCCGCCGGCTCGCTTGGGCCAGGTTGGCTTGAAAGCCAAAAGCGTGATCCTGGTTGGCAGCGGCAAGGGCGGCGTCGGCAAGAGCACCGTGGCAACTTCACTTGCCCTGACGCTTCGCCGCTTGGGGGCAACGGTTGGCCTGATGGACGCCGACGTGTACGGCCCCAGCGTCCCGCACCTGCTGGGATTGTCAGGACGACCGGCGATCTCGGAGGACAAAAAGATCGAACCGATTCGCCTCGGTCCCAACGGCGAATCAGGAGTCCCACCTGAAACAGTTGGCGCGATGCCAGTGATGTCGATGGGATTCTTGCTGGAACCCGATCAAGCCGTGATCTGGCGTGGCCCGATGCTGCACGGTTCGATCCAACAATTCCTTCGAGACACGTCCTGGGGCGAACTGGATTACTTGATCATCGACATGCCACCGGGCACCGGCGACATCGCGTTGACGCTCTCCCAAGCGATTCCGATCACCGGAGCGGTTGTGGTTTGCACGCCGCAAGAAGTCGCTTTGCTGGACGCGGTCAAAGCCATCAGCATGTTCCGCAAAGTCAACATTCCGATCGCGGGCATGGTCGAAAACATGAGCGGTTTCACTTGCCCCGATTGCGGCAAGACCTACGACATCTTCGGCCGCGGCGGGGCACGCGACAAAGCCGAACAACTCAGTGTTCCCTACTTGGGCGGATTGCCAATCGACATCACGCTTCGCGAAGCGGGTGACGCAGGCAAATTGGCGGAGGTCATCGCCAACGATCACCGTGCCCGCGCCCCGTTTGATCAAGTCGCTCGATCCTTGGTTCGCAACCTGGCTGCGAAAGCCGCTTCGGCGCCGCCCAAGGCCACGCTCCCAACACTCTGA
- a CDS encoding hybrid sensor histidine kinase/response regulator, which yields MEARVNSTATTENQRSLTRSLVNPLAVAVVIIVLIISGVIAFHNIRELQETRLKVGLTLKVLASLAEIEGAVMDAERGQRDYLITGDSRHLDPFSEAVKRTQQGLSQFEELTEDHAVQRAKFDELRPLVEERIRHLNAVLKIRAEEGPEAARTAVIENSRWNLMGDIEKLAISMRKIEEDLLVVREAMATRAYRSGIVTSVSSTLIGLILVGSVLYLLERNRRKAERDALMLNATRERVQLALDAAEMGAWNIDPTTQTLRTDERYRRIHGVEQKEMTLEDSLKRIHPDDRARVRQAVRASMSPLDPSPYSVEYRVVHKDGSIRWVSGKGIARSNKRRGKPVLTSFDGTVADVTERKRQEERLQRSEQIALAANQSKSEFLANMSHEIRTPMAAILGYADVLLGHLEDPDNRNCVMIMKRNGEHLLSLINDILDLSRIEAGKLSVDAEQVPLPRLVGDIQSLMQVRADEKNVDFQVEFEGRVPQSIETDPTRLRQVLINLIGNAIKFTDEGSVCLKVRFVNGADPPVIEFSIVDTGIGISKEQQNRLFKPFSQGDASVTRKYGGSGLGLAISQRLIEMMEGEMSLDSELGEGSTFYVRLPVHSLEGIELVKPDLVKQPPRPEEVFAETPTLNCRVLVVDDRRDVRHISQHFLEKAGAKVATAEDGQQGVDAAIQARDAGNPFDLIVMDMQMPKVDGLQATALLRSAGIDWPIIALTADAMKGDRDRCLNGGCDDYLSKPIDHVKLVSMVASYTQSMDINELVGRRHLRADQLQEKIEREGRLRR from the coding sequence ATGGAAGCACGAGTGAACTCAACGGCGACGACCGAAAATCAACGCAGTCTCACTCGCAGCCTCGTCAATCCGTTGGCGGTGGCGGTGGTCATCATTGTGTTGATCATCAGTGGCGTCATTGCGTTCCACAACATCCGTGAACTTCAGGAAACTCGCCTCAAAGTCGGTTTGACGTTGAAGGTGCTGGCATCCTTGGCTGAGATCGAAGGCGCTGTGATGGATGCCGAGCGGGGGCAGCGGGACTACCTGATCACCGGTGATTCCCGGCATTTGGACCCGTTCAGTGAAGCAGTCAAACGCACCCAGCAGGGGCTGAGCCAGTTTGAAGAGCTGACCGAAGATCATGCGGTTCAGCGAGCCAAGTTTGACGAACTTCGACCGTTGGTCGAAGAACGCATTCGGCATCTCAACGCGGTTTTGAAAATCCGAGCGGAAGAAGGCCCTGAGGCCGCCCGCACTGCAGTCATCGAGAATTCGCGTTGGAACTTGATGGGTGACATCGAGAAGCTGGCAATCTCGATGCGAAAAATCGAAGAGGATTTGCTGGTCGTTCGCGAAGCGATGGCGACGCGAGCTTATCGCAGTGGGATCGTGACATCGGTGTCCTCCACGCTGATCGGTTTGATCTTGGTCGGCAGCGTGCTGTATTTGTTGGAACGCAACCGCCGCAAAGCGGAGCGGGACGCGCTGATGTTGAACGCGACTCGAGAGCGAGTTCAGTTGGCACTCGACGCTGCAGAAATGGGCGCCTGGAACATCGATCCCACGACCCAAACGCTGCGAACGGATGAACGGTACCGCCGAATTCATGGCGTCGAGCAAAAGGAGATGACGCTGGAGGATTCGTTGAAGCGAATCCACCCGGACGACCGAGCGAGGGTTCGGCAAGCGGTGCGAGCGTCGATGTCACCCTTGGATCCTTCGCCCTATTCGGTGGAGTACCGCGTGGTGCACAAAGACGGGTCGATTCGTTGGGTGTCCGGGAAGGGAATCGCGCGAAGCAACAAACGCCGCGGCAAACCAGTTCTGACCAGTTTCGATGGCACGGTGGCAGACGTGACGGAACGCAAACGCCAAGAAGAACGGTTGCAGCGCAGCGAGCAAATTGCGCTGGCGGCCAATCAATCCAAGAGCGAATTTCTGGCGAACATGAGTCACGAGATTCGGACTCCGATGGCCGCGATTCTGGGGTACGCAGATGTCTTGCTGGGCCACTTGGAGGACCCTGACAATCGCAACTGTGTGATGATCATGAAACGCAACGGCGAGCATCTGTTGTCGTTGATCAATGACATCCTGGATTTGTCACGCATTGAGGCTGGCAAACTCAGCGTGGATGCCGAGCAGGTTCCGCTGCCGCGATTGGTGGGTGACATTCAGTCCTTGATGCAGGTCCGTGCAGACGAGAAAAACGTTGACTTCCAAGTCGAATTCGAGGGCCGCGTGCCGCAGTCCATCGAAACGGACCCGACTCGATTGCGACAAGTGTTGATCAACTTGATTGGCAACGCCATCAAGTTCACCGATGAAGGCAGCGTGTGTTTGAAAGTTCGCTTTGTGAACGGGGCGGATCCGCCGGTGATTGAATTTTCAATCGTCGACACGGGCATTGGCATCAGCAAAGAGCAGCAGAACCGATTGTTCAAGCCGTTTTCGCAGGGCGACGCTTCGGTGACACGGAAGTATGGCGGTAGCGGGTTGGGGCTGGCCATCAGCCAGCGATTGATCGAGATGATGGAGGGGGAAATGTCACTGGATAGCGAACTGGGCGAAGGTTCGACATTCTATGTGCGATTGCCGGTTCATTCCCTGGAAGGCATTGAGTTGGTCAAGCCGGATTTGGTCAAGCAGCCTCCTCGTCCAGAGGAAGTGTTCGCCGAAACACCGACGTTGAACTGCCGCGTGTTGGTGGTCGATGACCGCCGAGATGTTCGTCACATCAGCCAGCATTTTCTCGAAAAGGCGGGCGCGAAGGTGGCCACGGCGGAGGACGGGCAGCAAGGCGTTGATGCCGCCATTCAAGCTCGTGATGCCGGCAACCCGTTCGATTTGATTGTGATGGACATGCAGATGCCCAAGGTGGATGGGCTGCAGGCGACGGCGCTGTTGCGTTCCGCTGGCATCGATTGGCCGATCATTGCCCTCACTGCGGATGCGATGAAAGGCGACCGCGATCGGTGTCTCAATGGTGGTTGCGACGATTACCTGTCCAAGCCCATCGACCATGTCAAGTTGGTCAGCATGGTGGCCAGTTACACGCAATCCATGGACATCAATGAATTGGTGGGACGCCGCCACCTCCGCGCGGATCAATTGCAAGAAAAGATCGAACGCGAAGGCAGGTTGCGGCGTTAA